A window from Solanum stenotomum isolate F172 chromosome 7, ASM1918654v1, whole genome shotgun sequence encodes these proteins:
- the LOC125869805 gene encoding uncharacterized protein LOC125869805, giving the protein MVEELINLRQGSMSVQEYDFKFTQLSKYAPSMVADSRDRMSRFLTGVSDLVAKECCTPMLHDNMDISRLMVYAQRKKEEKIKGKSREKKGSRMEDDRPFHEGSDGHGYSRKCGKRHEGRRLAGREGCFSCGESGHKMKDCPKARAIRTEGKKVSTSGSNEIVQKKNRLYVL; this is encoded by the exons aTGGTGGAGGAATTAATTAACCTTAGacaaggtagcatgagtgttcAGGAGTATGACTTCaaatttacccaactatccaagtatgctccatctatggtAGCTGATTCGAGAGATAGGATGAGTAGGTTCTTGACGGGGGTGTCCGACTTGGTAGCAAAAGAATGTTGTACGCCAATGCTccatgataatatggatatctcacgtcttatggtgtatgctcaacgGAAGAAGGAGGAGAAAATCAAGGGTAAATCTAGGGAGAAGAAGGGGTCTAGGATGGAGGATGATAGGCCTTTTCATGAagggtccgatggacatggttaCTCTAGGAA gtgtggcAAGAGACATGAAGGTAGGCGTTTGGCCGGTAGAGagggttgctttagttgtggtgaAAGTGGCCACAAGATGAAAGATTGTCCTAAGGCAAGGGCTATAAGAACAGAGGGTAAGAAAGTTTCCACTAGTGGTTCAAATGAGATTGttcaaaagaagaataggttaTATGTCCTCTAA